Sequence from the bacterium genome:
ACATGCGGCCGTTGACGATCTGAATGCTCTGCGAGCTGCTGGTGCCGGCGAGGCGCGCAAAGCTCTCCATCTCCGGCAAGTTCGGTTGTCCGGCATTGCCGCCCGTGACTTCAACGCTGAGCGTGAAATCTTCATTCAGGCCGATGCGGGTGCGATCGACCGTCGCCGTCACCGTGACTTGCGCAAGGCCGGCAGAAGCATAGGCAACACCGAGCATCACCAAGAGAAAGATCGATCTGGCGACCGCGGCCGGAGCTTTTCCCCGTGTGCCAGCCAGCATCGCTTCACCTGCGCGCCGGCCTGAGAAGCAGAGATCCCGGCGTGCCGAAACGCTGCGGCCTGATCTCACGCGTGGTGGCGCGGCGTTTCCCGCCAAGCTGACGGAGTTGTGCCGCCACGTATTTCTTGCTGCCATTCTCATCACCAATCCTTCTCCACCCGCACCCGCCCGCGCGCCTTGATCTGGCGCTGCTTCTGCGCGTCCTTCTCCTGCTTCTGCAGGGCCTCCAGCAGGCGCTCCGCCTCTTCTTTGCTCAATTTTTGTTCTTTGCCCTGGGCCGCCTGCTGCTGATTCTCCTGCTGCTCGCCGGAGGATTGCTGCTGCTGCTCTGCTTGTTGCTCGGCCTGCTGCTGTTGTTCCTCCTGACCCTGTTGCTTCTGCTCGTCTTGATTCTGCTGCCCTTGCTGCTGTTCCTGCTGTTGTTGCTGTTGCTGTTGCTGCTGCTGCTGCTGTGGCTCCTTTTGCGCGTGTTGCTTCAGCTTGGCCCGCACATACTCCAAATTGTATTTTGCGTCTTCGTCGTTGGGATTCAGCTTCAGAGCCTGTTGATAGGCGAGGATGCTCTCCGGCCACTTGTTCAAGCGATAGAGCGTGTTGCCCATGTTGTAATAGCCCTGCGCCTGCAACTCAGGATTGTCGCTTTTTTGAATCGCCTCCTGATAAGCCTTGAGCGCTTCTTCATAGTTGCGCTTTTGATAAAGCGCATCGCCGATATTGAACTTCACGATCGGCGAAGCCGGATTGTCGATTTCCGCATCGCGATAGTGATCGTTGGCTTCGTCGTATTTGCCTTCGGCATAGCGGCGATTGCCCTCCTGCACCTGTTTGCGGCCGGCGCCCTGCGCGTGCAGCAGGGCCGGCACCAAACTCAGCAGCAACAGCAGCGGCACGCAGCGATTCTTGCACGGATTCATTTTCATTCTGGGTTCTAAAACCAAGTGTTGGCCTCAGGCCGCCGTAACCGGCTGGCCGGGCCTGCCATCCCGTTCCTCCGCAGTCAGCGGCGAAACCAGCCGGCCGCGCCATTCCGTTCTGCCTTTGCGGCGCTCGGAAAGCAACAACTCCACCAGCAACAGCGCCAGCCCGAGGATCAACACATATTGAAAGCGTTCTTCATAGTGGGAAAACTTCAAAGAGGCCAGCTCTTTCTTCTCCATCCGCGCGATTTCCTCGTAGATGCGATCAAGCTCGGCCTCGCCCGAGGAGGCGCGATGATACTTGCCGCCGGTCTGCAGCGCGATTTTTTCCAGAGTCAATTCATCCAGCTTGGTGACGACCACTTCACCGCCGCGGCTGCGCTTGAACTCGCCGGTGCGGTTGCCCTGTGTATCGACCACGGGAATGGGCACCCCCTTGGCCGAGCCGATGCCGACGGTGTAAATCACCACGCCCTGGCGTTCTGCCTCTTCCGCCATGGCCATGGTGTCTTCGTCGTGGCTTTCGCCGTCGGTGATCAGAATCAGTACCTTGTACTGCCGCTCGGTGTTCTCGAAGCTTTGCAGCGCCAATTGAATGGCCTTGCCCAGCGCCGTGCCCGGCGTGGGAATCAGTCCGGGCTCGAGCACATCGAGAAAGATTTTGGCGGCGCCATAGTCGAGCGTGAGCGGGCACTGCACAAAGGCCTCGCCGGCAAAGGCAATCAGCCCGATGCGGTCGCCCTGCAGCTTGTCGATGAACGAGGCGACTTCATGCCGCGCCTTGGCCAGGCGGTTGGGCGGCACATCTTCCGCGTACATGGATTCGGAAACATCGATGGCGACCATGACGTCCACGCCTTCGCGTTTGACCTCCTCCAATGCCGTGCCCACCTGCGGCCGCGCCAGCGCCAGAATCATGAATCCCAGTGCCAGCAGCAACAACACCTGTTTCCACACCCGTCGCTTGCGGCTGTAGGCCGGCATGAGCTGTTGGAGCAGCAGCAAATTGCCGAAACGCACCAGCGCCGCCCGCCGCCACCGTTGCACGAGATAAAAAAATACGAGCAGCAGCGGCAGAGCGAGCAGCAGATACAAAACCGTGTCGTTGGCAAAACGAATCATGTCACCTCGTCACCAACTCTCTCATGTGGATCATGCGCAGCGCAACGGCCTCCGGCCGGCAGGTTCCGGCAGCGCCGCGGCGCCCCTCAGGGTATCTTGCGAAACACCGTGCCGGCCAGCACCACCTCGATGAACACCAAACCGAGCGCCAGCGCCAGCCAGTGCACGAACAGCTCGCGATAGCGGGTGAATTGCTTGACCTCGACTTTGGTTTTTTCAAGCTGGTCGATCTCCGCAAAGATTTTCTCCAGACTCTGGCGGTCAGTGGCGCGGAAATATTTGCCTTTGGTCAGCTCCGCGATTTTCGTGAGCATGGCCTCGTCGATTTCCACCGGCATGGGCACGTAGCGCTTGCCGAAAATTGGATCCTGCACGGGATAGAGCGCCTGGCCGCGCGTGCCGACACCGATGGTGTAGAAGCGAATGTTGAACGCCTGCGCCAGCCGCGCCGCCGTGAGCGGATCGATCTCCCCGGCGTTGTTGATTCCGTCGGTGAGCAGGATCACGACTTTGCTCTTGGCTTTGCTGTTGCGCAGTCGGTCGACCGCGGTGGCCATGCCCAGCCCAATGGCGGTGCCATCGTCGATCAAACCGACATCCACTTTCTTCAAGAAATTGATCAGAATACCGTAGTCCAGCGTCAGTGGACATTGCGTGAAGCTGCGCGCGGCAAACACCACCATGCCGATGCGGTCGCTGCTGCGGCCGGTGATGAACTGCTCGGCCACCAGCTTCGCCGCTTCAATACGGTTCTTCGGCCGGAAGTCCTCTGCCAGCATGCTGCTGGAAACATCGAGCGCCAATACGATGTCGATGCCCTCGGTGGTGATTTCCTCCTCGGTCTGCCCGCTCTGCGGCCGCGCCAGCGCCACGATCACCAAGCCAATTGCCAGCCAGCGCAAACCGAAGAGCAGGTGCCGCGAGGAATAGCGCGAACGCTGCGGCAAGGACTTCATCAAATCGAGATTGGAGTAGCGCAGCGTGGCCGTGCGGCGCTGATAGCTGCGGACATGCCACCAGGCCAGCAGCGGCAGCAACAACAGGAGAAAGAGAAACTCAGGATGCGCGAAAGTCAGCATCTCAACCTGCCTCCGCCGGCACGGGCTCGAGTTTGCCTGCCGGCACCGCGGCGGCGGCTTCCGCAGGGGCGGGCGCCGGCTTGGTCAACTGCACGAAAGTCTGAGCGGCGGCCAGCAGGCGTTCATGCTGCTCCGCCGGCGGAATGAACTTGGCAAACTTCACCAAATCGCTTTGCTCCAAAAGCTGACGCAAAAGGTCGAGTGCCTGCGGTTCGAGGTCGACGCGCTCGAAATGTTCCAGCACTTCGAACGTAGTCATCTCCAGCGCTTCGACGCGATAGCGGCCTTCGAGGTAGCGCCGAACGATTTCCGACAGAGTGCTGTAGAAGAGTTTGATCTCGCCCGCCGCCAGCAAACCGCTGTCGCGCAGGTCGGCCAGCGCCGCCAGCGCTTCCTCATGCGCCGGTCGCGGCGGGGTGACGCGCTCCGGCAGCAAGCCCTTGCCCTGGCGCCGGCGCCACCAGTAATACCCGCCGGCGGCGAGCAGCAACACGCCGGCGACGATCGCGCCGATCAGAATCACCCGGCGCCAGTCGCGCGGCAGTTCCCACGGCGCTTTGATCTCGCGAATGTCGCCCGCCTCACTCGGCCGCAGCGAAGCCACGTAGAGATCGAGTTTTTCGGTGCGTAAAATCTGCCACACGGAATCCGGCGGCTGGCGATATTGCAGCGTCAGCGGCGGAATCTCGAAACGGCCGGTGTCGAAAGTCGAAATCGTATAAGCGGCTTCCTCGATGACAGCACCACCTTCCCGCCGCGCCTCCGGCGTTTGATAGCCGCGAATCTCGAAGCCGCCGAGATTGGCGGCCGGGCCGGGCCAGCGCACCTCGACGTTCGGCGGCCGCCGCAGCCGCACGCTGTATTGCACGGTGTCGCCGATGGTCAACCGGGATTTGCTGACGCGCGATTCGATCGTGACCGCAGGCCCCGTCTGCGAACTGCCGTTGCCGGCGCACAGCAGCAGTGCGCCAAGCACGGCGAGCAGCAGCGCCCGGCCGTTATTGCACTTTGTCATCGTAGATCACGACTCCTTCAGCACGCATCATGCGCTCGACCAGGCGATCGTAAGCCTCCTGCTGTTTCGCGCGCACGTAATCCTGCATCACGCGATTGCGCACTTCCTGAAATGCCGGCGGCGCCGTTGCGCCGGTGGAATCAGCGGGAGCGTAGCGGTCGAGATTGGCGCGATAGTACAACTCGAGATCGCTTTCCTGAAAATCAACCTTCTGCGCGACTTCCTCCTGCAGCAGCTTTTGCACCATGAAGTTCTTCTTCGCCTGAAAGGCGGCGTCGATCACCTCCTGATCGCGCTCCAGGCCCTTGCGCTTGGCGGTGCCGTACAACAACTCGGTGGCAATGTATTGCCGCAGGAACTCCAGCCGGTCGTTGCGGTTCTTGATTTGCGCCAGCACGAAGGGCGGCAGATTCTTGATTTCGAATTCGAGATCGCCGGAGGTGATTTCACGGTTGCCGATTTTGGCCACCACTTCGCCCGGCCGCTTCTTCGTCACCTGCGCGGTGTCGAGCAGCGTGCTCTCTGCCAGCGCCTGCTGGGCATCGGCCGAGCGCTGCAAGCGCTCGAGACATTCAATGATGCGGCGGCCGGCATCATCCACCAGGCCGCTGCGCGGATAAAGCTCCTTCACGCGCAGATAGTAAGCCAGCGCCGATTCATAATTGCGCAGCCGGTCGAAATAGATGTTGGCGATGGTGAAGCTGAGGTTGGCCTGCTCTTCCTCATCGAGCGGGTAATTCTCCAGATACCGCTGGTACTCCGCCACCGCCTGCTGATACAGCTCGCGGTTGTAGAGAATGTTGGCAAAATCGCGAACCTTTTCGCCGGGCAGATTCTGCTTCTGCTCCTGCTTGCAGCCCGGCGCCAAGATCACCAGCGCCGCGAGCACGCCGAGACGGCCAACAGCCCTCGGCAGGTTCGCCAGCATGCTTCTGAAAGTGCTCATCTTGAAGGTATCCCACAAGTGATGCTGCCGGTCATGAAATCATGGCCTCAGCGAAAACGTTTCGCCCGCATCTTGAAAAACCGCACCAGCGGCTCGATGTAGGGTTGATTGGTGCGCACCTCCACGGGATCGACTTTGGAGGAGCGCAGGGTTTTCTCCCGCAGCAGACCGCGCCGCGCCGCTTCCCGCGCAAAGGCCTGGCGGTTGGCGGCATGCGCCGTGTCGAGCAGAAAGAGTTCGCCGGTTTCGGCATCCTCTAATTCCACCAAACCGACGTTGGGAAACTCCAGTTCGCGCGGATCGGTCACCGGAATGGCAACGAGATCATGGCGCTTGCTGGCCACGCGCAGCGCCTTTTCATAGCCCGCGGAAAGGAAATCCGAAACCAGAAACACCACCGCCTTGCGCCGGATGACGCGATTGAGATACTCCAGCGCCGCCGCGATGTCGGTGCCGGTGCCCTCGGGCTGGTGATAAAGAATCTCGCGCAGCACGCGCAACACGTGGCTGCGACCTTTCTTCGGCGGCACGAATTTCTCGATGCGATCGGTGAAAATGATCAAGCCCACTTTGTCGTTGTTCTTGATCGCGGAGAACGCCAGCAGCGCGCAAATCTCCGCGGCGAGATCACCCTTCATTTGCTCATGCGTGCCGAAGTTGCCGGACGAGCTGACGTCAACCAGCAACATCACCGTCAGCTCGCGCTCCTCGTCAAAGACTTTCACGTAGGGATGGCCGGCGCGCGCCGTAACGTTCCAGTCAATGTTGCGAATGTCATCGCCATAGGTATACTCACGCACCTCGGAGAACTCCATGCCGCGGCCCTTGAACACGGAATGATATTCGCCGCTGAACACGTCATTGACCAGCGCCCGCGTCGTGATTTCGAGACGGCGGACTTTTTTGAGAATTTCTTTTGGAATCATGGCTCGATTGGCCGGAGCTGCAGTTGCAGTTTCGCCTTCCTGCCCGCGCTGCCGCCCGCCGGCAACGCGCGCACCGCCTTACGGGACTTCGATGCGGCTCAACACTTGCGCGATGACGTATTCCGTGGTTTTTTCCTCAGCTTCGGCTTCGTAGGTCAAAATGATGCGGTGGCGCATCACATCCAGGCCGATGGAACGCACGTCTTCGGGCGTGACATAACCGCGGCCGCGTAGAAACGCATGCGCTTTCGACGCTTGCGCCAGAAAGATGCTGGCGCGCGGGCTGGCGCCGAATTGAATCAAATCCTCGAGTTCCTGCAGGCCGTATTTCGCCGGCTCGCGCGTCGCAAATACGAGATCGATGATGTAGCGCTCGATCTTTTCATCAATATAGACTTCCGTAACCACCTGGCGCGCGCGCCGGATGTCCTCCGGCTGCACCACCGGCACCACCTGGGCGAAATGGCCGCGCGTCATCCGCCGCATGATCTCCAGCTCTTCCTCTTTGTTGGGGTAACCGATGGCGAGCTTCAACATGAAGCGATCCACTTGCGCTTCGGGCAGCGGATAGGTGCCCTCTTGCTCGATAGGATTCTGGGTCGCCAGCACCAAGAACGGATCATCGAGCTTAAAGGTGTTCTCCCCGATCGTCACCTGGCGTTCCATCATGGCTTCCAGCAAGGCGGATTGCACTTTGGCCGGCGAGCGGTTGATCTCATCGGCGAGAATCAGGTTGGCGAAAATGGGGCCTTTCTTGGTGGTGAACTGGCCGTTGCGCTGGTCGTAGATCAACGTGCCGATCAAGTCGGCAGGCAGGAGGTCGGGCGTGAATTGAATGCGCTGAAATTTCGTCTGAATCGCGGCTGACAGCGTCTTGACGGCCAGCGTCTTGGCCAGACCAGGCACGCCCTCCAGTAAAATGTGGCCGTTGCTCAACAAGCCCACCAGCAGCCGCTCGACCATATATTTCTGGCCGACGATCACTTTGCTGATTTCCTTGGTCAGCATTTCAACAAATGCACTCTCGCGTCGAATCTTCTCGTTGATCGCTTGAATGTCAACGTTCATTGCACCTCCAGTTGGATCCGAATGGAATGATGGTCTGCGGCCCGGCTGGCAGCAGCGCGGCCGCGGCGGCGGCTCTGCTCCGGTCACCCTCCGCGGCGCGGCAAACGCACGCGCTTCACTTCAATGACAGCGCGGAACTCTCGGGCCGGTGGGCACGCAGGAAGCTCTCGGTCATGGCATATGCGCGTGCCAAGCGGCTGGGGTCACCGCTGGCGCCGGAAAACTTGACGACATCGCTGGTCTGTAACACTTCCTCCAGTTGCGTCGCCTGGCTGGTGGCGTCCGGATGCAACCGGCGATAGGCCGCCACCACTTCCGCAGTAGTGATGCCTTGCGCCGGAATCTCGAAGCGCCGGTGCAAATAGGCGCGCAGAATTCTGGATAATTGGGTGAATGCTTCCTTGGTATCGACGGAATGCAAGTCCACCGTGGCCTGCAGCTCCTCGTAGAATTCGTCTTCCAGTGGCTTGGGAGCCGCGGCCGCAAGTTGCGCGCGGGCAGCCCGGCGGCGCTGCGCCCGCCACAGGACGAATCCCACACCAGCCGCCAGCGCGACTCCCAGAGCCGCCAATGCAATTACGGCGACCGGCGTCTCTCCCGGCTCCGGCACCGCCTCGACAACTTTGGTGCTCAAGCGGCCGGCATACAACTCATGCTTTTCATTGGTGGCTTTATCGAGATAGCTGACTCGCATGGTTTCGACGTAACCCATGCCCAGACCCTGCGGCCGCAAGGTGTATTCGAAGAAGTGAGTCGCGACCATTGTTCCGTTTTCGGCGCCGACGCGATTCGCAGAGGCCGTGCCCACGAGTTTGAGGTTGGCAAGGCGCGGCGGCTCCGGCGGGTCCACTACCACGCGCGCCAAATCGCCGCGCCAGGTAAGCTCCACCCGATAGACGGCGGTGCGATTGAGCGGAACTTCTTCAGGTGTCAGCGTGGCGCTCAGCTTGACTTCGAGGGTTGGCTGCGCCTGGGCGGAAAAGAGCGAGAGCAGCAGCGCGCCCAGCGCCAGGATCAGAAATTTTCCTCTCATATCATCATAGACGGTCATCTGACGGCTCAAAAAAAAGCCGCGATGAAGCGGTGGCCGCTCCCGGGGCTGCCACCAGCAAGACATCGGGCCTATAAGACAGAAATTGAAGCAAAAAAGTTTTACGGCTTGGCATTCGGGCCGGTCGGAGTTTTTTTCGAGGTCGCGCCTTCCGTGGCGGCGGGCGCGGCAGGGTTGTCCTTGGAATCGGTGAAAAGATTGAGGTCGCTGACATCCTGACCGAGATGCTCCAATTCCCAATCCACCGAGGGGACCAGCTCGTGATCGGGATACTTCTGTTTGAACGTTGTGTAGGCGGTGCGTGCCCGCTCCAGATCCTTGATATGGTTGGCGTAGATGTAGCCGATCATGAATTGGGCCTGGGGCACGTGCCGGCTCTGGGGAAAATCAGCAACCAGTTGTTGAAACGCGTCGACTGCACGCTGGTATTGCTGCTGGTGATTGAGGCAGATCATGCCGATGCGCTGCAATACTTCGTCGCTGCCCTCGGCCTTGGGAAAGCGTTGCAGCAGCGCCTGCGAAAGCAGCAGCACGCTGTCGAATTCCTGCCGGGATTCGTGATTCTTGATCTGGTCGCGCAGTTCCGCTTCGCTCAAAGTGTTCGCGCTTTTCAGCAGCGCCAGCCGCGTTTGCGCCTCGTCGAATTTGGCATTCTGGGGAAACTGCTGGTTGAGCTTCTTATAGTAATTTTCGGCTTGGGTGAATTCACCGCGCAACTCCAGCTCACGCGCCTTGCTGTAGAGCTGTTCTTCATTGAGTTTTTCACCGCAGCCGGTAATGAGCAGGGATATCGCAAACAATCCGCTCAGCAGCCTGGTCGTGAACATCACATCCTCCGCTGGTAGGGTCGAATATTTTCTTGGAGCGCGGAAATCTAACGAGGGAGCGTCATAAAATCAAGGGAATTCTCCCCCTGAAAACAAAAAGGCGAGATCACTCTCGCCTTTTGCTGCATCACAGGATCATTGCTTCAATTCTTGGTAGAACCTTCATCGACGACTTCGAAATCCGCGTCCTCGACTTTGCCCTTGCCGGCGCCGCCATTGGTGCTGGTTTGCTTGCCGGCGGCGTTGGCGGCTTCATACATGCGGGTGGAGACTTGGTTCCAGATCGTGTTGAGCTCCTCGGAGGCCATCTTGATGTCGTCGACGCGCTCGGATTTCATCACCTCACGAATCTTCTTCACCGCGGCTTCCAGCCGTTCCTTGGAGGCGGCATCGAGCTTGTCGCCCATGTCGCGGATGTTTTTCTCGGTCTGGTAAACGAGTTGATCGGCGCGGTTGCGCGTTTCCACCAGCTCGCGCCGCTTCTTGTCTTCCGCCGCGTGCTCACGGGCGTCGCGTTCCATCTTGGCGATCTCTTCCTTGCTCAGGCCGGTCGAGGCTTCGATGCGAATCGACTGTTCCTTGCCGGTGGCTTTGTCGCGCGCGGATACGTGCAGAATGCCGTTGGCATCGATGTCGAAGGTGACTTCGATCTGCGGCACGCCGCGCGGTGCGGGCGGAATGCCGTCGAGAATGAAGCGACCGAGCGTGCGGTTGTCGATCGCCATCTCGCGCTCGCCCTGCAGCACGTGAATCTCCACCTGGGTTTGGCTATCCGCCGCCGTCGAGAAGATTTCCGACTTCTTGCACGGAATCGTAGTGTTGCGCTCGATCAACTTGGTGGTCACACCGCCCAGGGTTTCGATGCCCAGGGACAGGGGGGTGACATCGAGCAGCAGCACGTCTTTCACGTCGCCGGACAGCACGCCGCCTTGAATCGCAGCGCCCACCGCCACGACTTCATCGGGGTTGACGCCCTTGTGCGGCTCTCTGCCGAACAACCGGCGCACGATCTCCTGCACTTTCGGCATCCGCGTCGAGCCGCCCACCAGCACGACTTCGTCGATGTCGCTGGTGCGCAGATCCGCATCGCGCAACGCCGCTTCGCACGGGCCGATGGTGCGCTCGAACAAGTCATCGCAGAGCTGCTCGAACTTCGAGCGCGTCAGCGTGATTTGCATGTGCTTCGGGCCGGCGTTGGTGGCGGTGATGAACGGCAGGTTGATGTCCGTCTGCATGACGGTGGACAACTCGCATTTCGCCTTTTCCGCGGCTTCCTTCAAGCGTTGCAGTGCCATCGGGTCCTTGGAGAGATCGACACCTTCCTGCTTGCGAAATTCCGCCACCAGCCAGTCGATGATACGCTGATCGAAATCATCGCCGCCGAGATGGGTGTCGCCGTTGGTCGCCTTCACTTCGAACACGCCGTCGCCGATTTCCAGAATGCTGATGTCGAAGGTGCCACCGCCCAGGTCGAACACCGCGATTTTTTCATCTTTCTTCTTGTCCAGGCCGTAGGCCAGCGAAGCGGCCGTGGGCTCGTTGATGATGCGCTTCACCGTCAGGCCGGAAATTTCGCCCGCTTCTTTGGTGGCTTGGCGCTGGCTGTCGTTGAAGTAGGCCGGTACGGTGATGACCGCCTCGGTGATTTTTTCGCCGAGATAGTCTTCCGCGGTTTGTTTCATCTTTTGCAGAATCATCGCCGAGATTTCCTGGGGCGAGTACTCCTTGTCACCAATACGAACCA
This genomic interval carries:
- a CDS encoding tetratricopeptide repeat protein, producing MKMNPCKNRCVPLLLLLSLVPALLHAQGAGRKQVQEGNRRYAEGKYDEANDHYRDAEIDNPASPIVKFNIGDALYQKRNYEEALKAYQEAIQKSDNPELQAQGYYNMGNTLYRLNKWPESILAYQQALKLNPNDEDAKYNLEYVRAKLKQHAQKEPQQQQQQQQQQQQQEQQQGQQNQDEQKQQGQEEQQQQAEQQAEQQQQSSGEQQENQQQAAQGKEQKLSKEEAERLLEALQKQEKDAQKQRQIKARGRVRVEKDW
- a CDS encoding VWA domain-containing protein, encoding MIRFANDTVLYLLLALPLLLVFFYLVQRWRRAALVRFGNLLLLQQLMPAYSRKRRVWKQVLLLLALGFMILALARPQVGTALEEVKREGVDVMVAIDVSESMYAEDVPPNRLAKARHEVASFIDKLQGDRIGLIAFAGEAFVQCPLTLDYGAAKIFLDVLEPGLIPTPGTALGKAIQLALQSFENTERQYKVLILITDGESHDEDTMAMAEEAERQGVVIYTVGIGSAKGVPIPVVDTQGNRTGEFKRSRGGEVVVTKLDELTLEKIALQTGGKYHRASSGEAELDRIYEEIARMEKKELASLKFSHYEERFQYVLILGLALLLVELLLSERRKGRTEWRGRLVSPLTAEERDGRPGQPVTAA
- a CDS encoding VWA domain-containing protein yields the protein MLTFAHPEFLFLLLLLPLLAWWHVRSYQRRTATLRYSNLDLMKSLPQRSRYSSRHLLFGLRWLAIGLVIVALARPQSGQTEEEITTEGIDIVLALDVSSSMLAEDFRPKNRIEAAKLVAEQFITGRSSDRIGMVVFAARSFTQCPLTLDYGILINFLKKVDVGLIDDGTAIGLGMATAVDRLRNSKAKSKVVILLTDGINNAGEIDPLTAARLAQAFNIRFYTIGVGTRGQALYPVQDPIFGKRYVPMPVEIDEAMLTKIAELTKGKYFRATDRQSLEKIFAEIDQLEKTKVEVKQFTRYRELFVHWLALALGLVFIEVVLAGTVFRKIP
- a CDS encoding BatD family protein, with the translated sequence MTKCNNGRALLLAVLGALLLCAGNGSSQTGPAVTIESRVSKSRLTIGDTVQYSVRLRRPPNVEVRWPGPAANLGGFEIRGYQTPEARREGGAVIEEAAYTISTFDTGRFEIPPLTLQYRQPPDSVWQILRTEKLDLYVASLRPSEAGDIREIKAPWELPRDWRRVILIGAIVAGVLLLAAGGYYWWRRRQGKGLLPERVTPPRPAHEEALAALADLRDSGLLAAGEIKLFYSTLSEIVRRYLEGRYRVEALEMTTFEVLEHFERVDLEPQALDLLRQLLEQSDLVKFAKFIPPAEQHERLLAAAQTFVQLTKPAPAPAEAAAAVPAGKLEPVPAEAG
- a CDS encoding DUF58 domain-containing protein; protein product: MIPKEILKKVRRLEITTRALVNDVFSGEYHSVFKGRGMEFSEVREYTYGDDIRNIDWNVTARAGHPYVKVFDEERELTVMLLVDVSSSGNFGTHEQMKGDLAAEICALLAFSAIKNNDKVGLIIFTDRIEKFVPPKKGRSHVLRVLREILYHQPEGTGTDIAAALEYLNRVIRRKAVVFLVSDFLSAGYEKALRVASKRHDLVAIPVTDPRELEFPNVGLVELEDAETGELFLLDTAHAANRQAFAREAARRGLLREKTLRSSKVDPVEVRTNQPYIEPLVRFFKMRAKRFR
- a CDS encoding AAA family ATPase produces the protein MNVDIQAINEKIRRESAFVEMLTKEISKVIVGQKYMVERLLVGLLSNGHILLEGVPGLAKTLAVKTLSAAIQTKFQRIQFTPDLLPADLIGTLIYDQRNGQFTTKKGPIFANLILADEINRSPAKVQSALLEAMMERQVTIGENTFKLDDPFLVLATQNPIEQEGTYPLPEAQVDRFMLKLAIGYPNKEEELEIMRRMTRGHFAQVVPVVQPEDIRRARQVVTEVYIDEKIERYIIDLVFATREPAKYGLQELEDLIQFGASPRASIFLAQASKAHAFLRGRGYVTPEDVRSIGLDVMRHRIILTYEAEAEEKTTEYVIAQVLSRIEVP
- a CDS encoding tetratricopeptide repeat protein: MFTTRLLSGLFAISLLITGCGEKLNEEQLYSKARELELRGEFTQAENYYKKLNQQFPQNAKFDEAQTRLALLKSANTLSEAELRDQIKNHESRQEFDSVLLLSQALLQRFPKAEGSDEVLQRIGMICLNHQQQYQRAVDAFQQLVADFPQSRHVPQAQFMIGYIYANHIKDLERARTAYTTFKQKYPDHELVPSVDWELEHLGQDVSDLNLFTDSKDNPAAPAATEGATSKKTPTGPNAKP
- the dnaK gene encoding molecular chaperone DnaK; amino-acid sequence: MGKIIGIDLGTTNSCVAVMEGGEPVVIPNSEGSRTTPSVVAFSKNGERLVGQVAKRQAITNPTNTIYSIKRFMGRRHSEVKRERESVPYTVVSGKNDVAVVRIGDKEYSPQEISAMILQKMKQTAEDYLGEKITEAVITVPAYFNDSQRQATKEAGEISGLTVKRIINEPTAASLAYGLDKKKDEKIAVFDLGGGTFDISILEIGDGVFEVKATNGDTHLGGDDFDQRIIDWLVAEFRKQEGVDLSKDPMALQRLKEAAEKAKCELSTVMQTDINLPFITATNAGPKHMQITLTRSKFEQLCDDLFERTIGPCEAALRDADLRTSDIDEVVLVGGSTRMPKVQEIVRRLFGREPHKGVNPDEVVAVGAAIQGGVLSGDVKDVLLLDVTPLSLGIETLGGVTTKLIERNTTIPCKKSEIFSTAADSQTQVEIHVLQGEREMAIDNRTLGRFILDGIPPAPRGVPQIEVTFDIDANGILHVSARDKATGKEQSIRIEASTGLSKEEIAKMERDAREHAAEDKKRRELVETRNRADQLVYQTEKNIRDMGDKLDAASKERLEAAVKKIREVMKSERVDDIKMASEELNTIWNQVSTRMYEAANAAGKQTSTNGGAGKGKVEDADFEVVDEGSTKN